A region of Jonquetella anthropi DSM 22815 DNA encodes the following proteins:
- the cas7e gene encoding type I-E CRISPR-associated protein Cas7/Cse4/CasC → MNNFPRFVQISTLTTYSASLLNRDDSGLAKRIPFGDSVRTRISSQCLKRHWRNAGGPYGLDKAGDALSLSVRSRFSFPELIEKPLVAEGLEQKLVVSGSQKLQQLLYNGEEKGDTKKDKKKKIELDEDGYSAKRNELVVLGRPELEYLKQIIRDAISSSSNIKEIDNAVKDFYTKRKSNLLALRAGCGVDAAMFGRFVSGDVDAKVTAAVHVAHSFTIHGEQSETDYFTAVDDLVEQGTGHINAAELNTGIYYGYVVVDVPQLISNLCGCDPKNSADADRTLAAQVTSNLIHLMATVTPGAKLSGTAPYAASWLVLAEWGNSQPRTLADAFFEGLKLGSDGSARSLAVQLLAEYIQKYDAMYTPQLIRRCASIEPCQIPGAENGSLDELCEAVKLAIEGV, encoded by the coding sequence ATGAATAACTTCCCGAGATTCGTTCAGATTTCTACGCTCACAACGTATTCCGCGTCGCTGCTGAACCGAGACGACTCCGGTTTGGCCAAGCGTATTCCCTTTGGCGACAGCGTACGCACCCGAATCAGCTCCCAGTGTCTCAAACGTCACTGGCGGAACGCCGGCGGACCTTACGGCCTTGACAAGGCTGGCGACGCGCTTAGCTTATCGGTTCGCTCTCGGTTCTCGTTTCCTGAGCTGATCGAAAAGCCGCTGGTAGCTGAAGGGTTAGAGCAGAAACTGGTTGTGAGCGGAAGTCAGAAACTCCAGCAGCTTTTGTATAACGGAGAAGAGAAAGGTGATACAAAAAAAGATAAAAAGAAGAAGATCGAGCTTGATGAGGACGGCTACAGCGCCAAGAGAAACGAATTGGTCGTCCTAGGTCGTCCAGAACTAGAATATCTAAAGCAGATTATCCGAGATGCAATTTCCAGTTCGTCCAATATCAAAGAAATAGATAATGCTGTTAAGGATTTCTACACAAAAAGGAAGAGCAACCTCCTTGCGCTTCGCGCCGGCTGCGGCGTCGACGCCGCCATGTTTGGCCGGTTCGTCTCCGGTGACGTGGACGCTAAAGTTACAGCGGCAGTGCACGTCGCTCACTCGTTCACCATTCACGGAGAACAGTCTGAGACGGACTACTTCACGGCAGTTGACGACTTGGTCGAACAGGGGACTGGTCACATCAACGCCGCAGAACTTAACACGGGGATTTACTACGGATACGTCGTCGTGGACGTTCCCCAACTGATTTCCAACCTATGCGGCTGCGATCCTAAAAACAGCGCGGACGCTGACCGTACGCTGGCAGCCCAAGTGACCAGCAACCTGATTCACCTGATGGCGACCGTAACGCCGGGAGCTAAGCTCAGCGGCACAGCACCGTATGCCGCCTCGTGGCTTGTTCTGGCCGAATGGGGCAACAGCCAGCCGAGAACGCTGGCCGATGCGTTCTTTGAAGGCTTGAAGCTGGGATCTGACGGCTCGGCTCGTTCGCTCGCCGTCCAATTGCTTGCCGAATACATTCAGAAGTACGACGCCATGTACACCCCGCAGCTGATCAGACGGTGCGCTTCCATTGAACCGTGCCAAATTCCCGGCGCCGAAAACGGCTCACTGGACGAACTGTGCGAGGCGGTTAAGCTGGCAATTGAGGGGGTATAG
- a CDS encoding CRISPR-associated helicase/endonuclease Cas3, whose translation MTNTFWAKFDKKDPTRWHSLLGHSADVAAVTERLLQLPLWRRRLSRAASGSGWQSGIGALADRLCAYAALHDFSKLSAQFRLKKEKDQHGDFYKGVDHITTACDLVLRMDQEAAYRGKIPELVDWDCDDSVFLRILLSHHGRTPSRKKLRLHWPLLWPDARKDAPEWTALEELRQSVKRWFPKAWGTDERMPQAPLLGHFFAGVLMLADWIGSTEYFFPYEGCDGRLPRGCGCDPITWSRSAARRALRQIGLDRSEIFSHKEFLDQFGFLPNELQKAIDSLPLSVDGGLYSIEAPTGCGKTEAALRLFSRLFDAGLVDGLYFANPNRLAASQLYDRLWAFDKKAFQAALPTVLAVPGYIMADGVKGRALDNLEVAWPDFEDQAKEKGACLGRRWAAERPKRFLTSPLAVGTIDQALLSTVRVRHCHLRAAAIQRSLLVIDEVHASDSYMTRLTSSLLEWFKNLGGHVLLMSATLTEALREQYFSQWGGLRQSIRFSKSLSEKKAEKKAEKKVPAGYPLISSLVDRQRSDTVVPLTAQDKNVSLTLWPCMTDINKTARRVAELWRSAPENEKPCILVLRNTVAQAQKTAQELSKLLPEKALFQVQGVLTLHHGRFAPPDRKVLDEAVERYFGKDTEKGAPAESDRRDGVVLVATQTVEQSLDVDFDYLVVDLCPGDVLLQRIGRLFRHHRPRPAGFCEPQCVLLVPSDEPDAEWLCSSAAKKYGFGDERAYDNLVSVYATWRRAKRDAQAGRRWLLPSQNREIVEETVDKGTVEVDLCGVLAQANRRQNGGEAAERQQAKFAVVQWLKPFTSSENEVGQEVGLSTRLGIQDLECRLSEPIISPFGQELHSITVPAWMAGYIQEAEESCGKGKKNVASGSIIKPDIFDGKVRLGEYLVYTQWGLGIEKDPL comes from the coding sequence ATGACGAATACCTTTTGGGCTAAGTTCGACAAAAAAGATCCGACCCGATGGCACAGCTTGTTGGGACACAGCGCTGACGTGGCAGCTGTTACTGAGAGATTACTTCAGCTGCCTTTATGGCGCCGGCGGCTCTCTCGTGCGGCATCGGGTTCAGGTTGGCAGAGTGGGATTGGTGCCCTTGCCGATCGGCTGTGTGCGTACGCTGCGCTCCATGATTTCTCAAAGTTGTCTGCGCAGTTTAGATTGAAAAAGGAGAAAGATCAACACGGCGATTTTTACAAAGGGGTGGACCATATTACAACGGCCTGTGATCTGGTCCTTCGAATGGATCAGGAGGCGGCCTACAGGGGAAAAATTCCTGAGCTCGTTGATTGGGACTGCGATGACTCCGTCTTCCTGCGGATTTTGCTCAGTCATCACGGACGAACGCCGTCTCGTAAAAAGTTGAGGCTACACTGGCCGCTGCTCTGGCCTGACGCTCGGAAAGACGCTCCTGAATGGACTGCTCTCGAAGAGCTTCGGCAGTCGGTGAAGCGGTGGTTTCCCAAGGCGTGGGGGACCGACGAGCGAATGCCGCAGGCTCCGCTGCTCGGGCATTTCTTTGCCGGCGTGTTAATGCTAGCCGATTGGATTGGGTCGACGGAGTACTTTTTCCCCTATGAAGGATGTGATGGCCGACTTCCCAGAGGATGTGGTTGCGATCCCATTACTTGGTCTCGCTCTGCGGCGAGGCGTGCTTTGCGCCAGATTGGACTTGATAGGTCCGAAATTTTTTCTCACAAAGAGTTTTTAGATCAATTCGGCTTTCTCCCGAACGAACTGCAGAAGGCTATAGACAGTTTGCCTCTGTCGGTCGATGGAGGTCTCTACAGCATTGAGGCGCCGACTGGGTGCGGTAAAACTGAGGCGGCTCTGCGGCTGTTCTCTCGCCTGTTTGACGCAGGGCTTGTCGACGGGCTTTATTTTGCGAATCCCAACCGATTAGCCGCGTCGCAGCTTTACGATCGGCTGTGGGCGTTTGACAAGAAGGCGTTCCAAGCCGCTCTGCCGACTGTGCTTGCCGTCCCCGGCTATATCATGGCTGATGGGGTAAAAGGACGTGCTTTGGACAATTTAGAAGTCGCTTGGCCGGATTTTGAGGATCAGGCTAAAGAAAAGGGCGCGTGTCTCGGCCGACGCTGGGCCGCTGAGCGCCCCAAACGGTTTCTGACTTCTCCGTTAGCCGTTGGGACGATCGACCAAGCTCTTCTGAGCACGGTTAGGGTTCGTCACTGTCATCTGCGGGCGGCAGCAATCCAACGGTCATTACTGGTGATTGACGAGGTGCATGCTTCTGACAGTTACATGACTCGGTTGACAAGCAGTCTTTTAGAGTGGTTCAAAAACTTGGGCGGGCATGTCCTGCTGATGTCGGCCACTCTGACTGAAGCCTTGCGAGAACAATACTTTTCCCAGTGGGGCGGCCTTCGCCAGTCAATAAGGTTCAGCAAGTCTCTTTCAGAAAAGAAGGCAGAAAAGAAGGCAGAAAAGAAGGTACCAGCGGGATACCCGCTGATCAGTTCACTTGTTGATCGTCAGAGATCCGATACGGTTGTTCCTCTGACAGCACAAGACAAAAATGTCTCGCTAACTCTTTGGCCGTGCATGACAGATATTAACAAGACCGCTAGACGAGTCGCCGAGCTGTGGCGCAGTGCGCCGGAGAACGAAAAGCCCTGTATTCTTGTGTTGAGAAACACAGTTGCTCAGGCTCAAAAAACGGCGCAGGAGCTTTCTAAACTTCTGCCGGAGAAGGCGCTGTTTCAAGTCCAAGGTGTTTTGACTCTGCATCACGGTCGATTCGCCCCACCGGATCGTAAAGTCCTTGATGAAGCTGTCGAACGGTACTTCGGCAAGGACACAGAAAAAGGCGCACCCGCTGAAAGCGACCGGCGCGATGGTGTTGTCCTCGTAGCGACCCAGACGGTTGAACAGTCCCTAGACGTGGATTTCGACTATCTCGTAGTAGATCTGTGCCCGGGTGACGTACTGCTTCAGCGGATCGGTCGGCTGTTCCGGCATCATCGCCCACGGCCTGCAGGGTTTTGTGAACCCCAATGCGTTCTCTTGGTCCCCTCGGACGAGCCAGACGCGGAGTGGCTGTGCTCTTCGGCCGCTAAAAAGTACGGCTTCGGAGACGAGCGGGCGTACGATAATTTAGTTTCCGTATACGCCACGTGGCGTCGAGCCAAGAGAGACGCACAGGCGGGGAGGCGGTGGCTTCTGCCGAGCCAGAACCGAGAAATTGTGGAAGAAACAGTCGACAAAGGAACAGTTGAAGTAGACCTTTGCGGCGTTCTAGCCCAAGCGAACAGAAGGCAAAATGGCGGGGAAGCGGCAGAGCGTCAGCAAGCGAAGTTTGCTGTGGTTCAGTGGTTAAAGCCGTTTACCAGTTCCGAAAACGAGGTGGGTCAGGAAGTTGGTTTGAGCACAAGGCTGGGGATCCAGGATCTGGAATGCAGGCTGTCGGAACCAATTATAAGTCCATTCGGGCAGGAGCTTCATTCTATAACGGTTCCCGCGTGGATGGCGGGTTACATTCAAGAGGCGGAAGAATCCTGCGGAAAAGGGAAAAAGAATGTAGCCTCTGGCAGTATAATCAAGCCGGACATTTTTGACGGAAAAGTTCGTCTTGGCGAATATTTGGTGTATACCCAGTGGGGTTTAGGTATTGAGAAAGATCCTTTGTAG
- a CDS encoding CRISPR-associated protein Cse1 gives MILYNLLKEKLVTVQSPDGRKTQASLPDIFAMLEENQVESFPLLRPHQSAPWTCLLTQLAALALEESGETLPPLDPEEPWTMVGRHEPEKWAQLLRALTPGYPEDEPWCLVVSDVTKPAFLQPPSSTEASAEKCFDKVDLTPDNLDLTITRKAHDLKPGLIAVPRIEEWLFAIVSLQTNAGFLGAENYGIARQNGGHGKRICSSLGSSRTIGGRWGRNVRVILDHIDDLYSELYEAENPLRLLWLLPWDGEKGSSIFVGDLHPLFVEVARRIRCVEKDGGLCVTRGGTKDWRVAAEDFHGALNDPWTPLIDDEGDVKAYGGDMSYRGLQKVLCFSHKPLLLQWHQKYDGSKNQLVLFEGLMKGKGKTEGVAFRALPVSSAVRRLFSSPDLTKENEIASAMLNLVETAENKVLKVALATSAQARRPSFNGAIEWNGPDVDDWIPTVIREMDKEVDDLFFLALWNELERGAGARDDSDKTWTDRLRELVEKYFELGMKTLSLGSEMNLKGIAQGRNRLFGLMKNLLPAAPCLKEGENEHGA, from the coding sequence GTGATTTTGTACAATCTGTTGAAAGAAAAATTGGTGACGGTCCAGAGTCCGGACGGGCGAAAAACGCAGGCTTCCCTGCCAGATATTTTTGCCATGCTGGAGGAAAATCAAGTTGAAAGCTTCCCGCTGCTGCGTCCGCATCAATCGGCGCCTTGGACCTGTCTGCTGACCCAGTTGGCCGCTCTGGCGCTGGAGGAGTCCGGAGAAACTCTTCCGCCTTTGGACCCAGAGGAGCCGTGGACAATGGTAGGGCGGCACGAGCCTGAGAAGTGGGCTCAGCTGCTTCGGGCCTTGACGCCTGGGTACCCGGAAGACGAGCCGTGGTGTCTCGTCGTTTCAGACGTGACGAAGCCGGCGTTTTTGCAGCCGCCGTCTTCCACAGAAGCGAGCGCGGAAAAGTGCTTCGATAAGGTTGACCTGACACCCGACAACCTAGATTTGACCATTACGAGAAAAGCTCATGATCTGAAACCGGGACTCATTGCCGTGCCGAGAATCGAAGAATGGCTGTTTGCGATCGTCTCGCTTCAAACAAATGCAGGTTTTTTGGGAGCTGAAAATTACGGCATAGCAAGACAGAACGGCGGTCACGGGAAACGAATCTGTAGTTCTTTAGGATCTTCCCGAACAATTGGCGGTCGTTGGGGGCGCAACGTCCGGGTTATCCTTGATCACATAGACGACCTGTACAGTGAGCTGTATGAGGCTGAAAATCCCCTGCGGCTCCTGTGGCTGCTTCCCTGGGATGGAGAAAAGGGCAGTTCGATCTTCGTCGGTGATCTTCACCCGCTGTTCGTGGAGGTGGCTCGGCGGATCCGCTGTGTTGAAAAAGACGGCGGACTGTGCGTCACGCGAGGCGGCACAAAAGACTGGCGAGTGGCAGCGGAGGATTTTCACGGTGCCTTAAATGACCCTTGGACGCCGCTCATTGATGACGAGGGCGACGTCAAAGCGTACGGCGGTGACATGTCATACCGAGGGTTGCAGAAAGTCCTTTGTTTCTCTCACAAACCACTGCTTTTGCAGTGGCATCAGAAGTACGATGGATCTAAGAATCAACTCGTGCTTTTTGAGGGGCTGATGAAAGGTAAGGGAAAAACAGAGGGCGTGGCGTTTCGAGCCCTGCCAGTGTCATCCGCTGTCAGACGGCTGTTCAGCAGTCCTGATTTGACTAAGGAAAATGAAATTGCCTCGGCGATGCTCAATCTCGTCGAAACCGCGGAAAACAAGGTATTAAAAGTTGCCTTGGCGACGTCAGCTCAGGCTCGGCGTCCTAGTTTTAACGGCGCTATTGAGTGGAATGGCCCGGACGTAGACGATTGGATCCCAACCGTTATTCGTGAAATGGACAAAGAAGTTGACGACTTGTTCTTCCTTGCGCTATGGAACGAGCTGGAACGCGGTGCTGGGGCTCGCGACGACAGCGACAAAACGTGGACAGACCGCCTGAGGGAGTTGGTCGAAAAATATTTTGAGCTCGGCATGAAGACACTGTCGTTAGGCAGCGAAATGAATTTGAAAGGCATTGCGCAGGGACGAAACCGACTGTTCGGGCTCATGAAGAACTTACTGCCGGCGGCTCCCTGCCTGAAGGAGGGCGAAAACGAACATGGAGCATAG
- a CDS encoding sodium-dependent transporter — translation MSERRESLGSRLGFIFLSAGCAIGLGNVWRFPYVTGKYGGAAFVFFYLLALAFLALPIMVMEFSVGRASRQSVVGSFQVLQPKGTHWGVFGYFGLAGNYILMMFYTVVTGWMLAYSWFSLSGVLAGLGTEVSAVGAYFDGLLASPGALAFWMVLTVLIGSLICMIGLQAGVERITKLMMAGLLVVMLALAVRSVTLPGAEKGIAFYLKPDFSNVMKQGLWSTIYSAVGQAFFTLSLGIGSMAIFGSYISRDRSLTGESVIITGLDTLVALVSGLIIFPACFAYGIQPNAGPGLIFVTLPAMFNHMPQGQVWSTAFFLFMSFAAMTTVVAVFEHLIASSMELLGWSRQKASVANFFIVSILALPCVFGFNVWSNVAPLGKGTIILDLEDFLVSNNLLPLGALVYLLFCVSRRGWGWENFLAEADCGEGMKFPSWLRGYLLYVVPLIIGVIIILGYYEKFFA, via the coding sequence ATGAGCGAACGACGCGAATCGTTAGGAAGCCGTTTAGGATTCATTTTCCTTTCGGCTGGTTGTGCCATTGGGCTGGGAAACGTGTGGCGGTTCCCGTATGTCACCGGAAAGTACGGCGGCGCTGCGTTCGTGTTCTTCTATCTTCTGGCTCTGGCGTTTCTCGCTCTGCCGATTATGGTCATGGAGTTCTCGGTCGGCCGGGCATCCCGTCAAAGTGTCGTGGGATCCTTTCAAGTTCTCCAGCCGAAAGGAACCCATTGGGGCGTCTTTGGATATTTTGGCCTAGCGGGCAATTACATTCTGATGATGTTCTACACCGTCGTGACCGGTTGGATGCTGGCGTACAGTTGGTTCTCACTCTCCGGAGTTCTCGCAGGTCTTGGGACGGAGGTTTCCGCTGTTGGAGCTTATTTTGACGGGCTGTTGGCCAGTCCGGGAGCGCTGGCGTTCTGGATGGTTCTGACAGTGCTGATAGGCTCTCTTATCTGCATGATTGGCCTTCAGGCCGGGGTAGAGCGGATCACCAAACTGATGATGGCCGGACTCTTAGTCGTCATGCTGGCGTTGGCCGTCAGGTCGGTGACTCTTCCCGGAGCGGAGAAGGGCATAGCGTTTTATCTGAAACCTGACTTCTCCAACGTGATGAAGCAAGGTCTGTGGAGCACGATTTATTCGGCGGTTGGGCAGGCGTTCTTCACGCTCAGTCTCGGGATTGGCAGTATGGCTATCTTCGGCAGCTACATTTCTCGGGATCGGTCGCTGACCGGCGAGTCGGTGATTATCACGGGACTTGATACGCTGGTTGCTCTTGTGTCTGGGCTGATTATTTTCCCGGCGTGCTTCGCCTACGGCATTCAGCCAAATGCAGGACCGGGATTGATCTTTGTCACTTTGCCGGCCATGTTTAATCACATGCCGCAGGGGCAGGTCTGGAGCACCGCGTTCTTCCTCTTTATGTCGTTTGCTGCCATGACGACAGTGGTCGCCGTGTTTGAGCATTTAATTGCCAGCTCAATGGAGCTGCTGGGTTGGTCTCGACAGAAGGCGTCGGTGGCGAACTTCTTCATCGTGTCGATCCTCGCTTTGCCGTGCGTCTTTGGCTTTAACGTATGGTCCAACGTCGCGCCGCTGGGCAAGGGGACCATCATCCTCGACTTGGAAGACTTTTTGGTGAGTAATAACCTGTTACCGTTGGGCGCGCTGGTCTATTTACTGTTTTGCGTTTCCCGCCGCGGCTGGGGTTGGGAGAATTTCTTGGCTGAGGCGGACTGCGGCGAAGGGATGAAGTTCCCCAGTTGGCTCAGAGGGTATCTGTTGTACGTGGTCCCGCTGATCATTGGCGTGATTATCATTCTGGGCTACTACGAAAAATTCTTTGCTTAA
- the casB gene encoding type I-E CRISPR-associated protein Cse2/CasB — translation MEHRDLLKESVNKMLDWIKSDGCSPGERAALRRMDSQRTGRVLPGAFWKLLVSQEIFPEGEGETRAWEAILQGMALSADVSSGEAPSFARALGTADAALVGTTSEDRLIRMLQAQGERFYDLLRGMVRFCASRGISFSWGDLARLCLAQNSEQRRKTCEHLAQDYYLARFRAQAVAEKQQSQTNHEEENIDE, via the coding sequence ATGGAGCATAGGGACCTTCTGAAAGAATCGGTGAATAAAATGCTCGATTGGATTAAAAGTGACGGCTGTTCACCCGGCGAACGGGCCGCGCTTCGCCGGATGGATTCACAGCGGACCGGGCGAGTCCTTCCCGGCGCGTTTTGGAAATTACTGGTGTCTCAAGAAATTTTCCCAGAGGGCGAAGGCGAAACCAGAGCGTGGGAAGCGATTCTTCAGGGAATGGCATTGTCGGCCGATGTGAGCTCTGGCGAGGCCCCCTCTTTTGCAAGGGCGCTGGGAACGGCAGACGCCGCGTTGGTAGGCACTACAAGTGAAGACAGACTGATTCGGATGCTACAGGCTCAGGGCGAGCGGTTTTACGACCTTCTACGCGGAATGGTTCGGTTTTGTGCGTCCAGAGGAATATCTTTCAGTTGGGGGGACCTAGCGCGCCTCTGTCTAGCTCAGAATTCGGAGCAACGGCGCAAAACGTGCGAGCACCTTGCCCAAGATTATTATCTTGCTCGTTTCCGCGCCCAAGCAGTAGCTGAAAAGCAGCAATCGCAAACCAACCATGAGGAGGAAAACATTGATGAATAA
- a CDS encoding Gfo/Idh/MocA family protein — translation MYCIGIVGCGRISHSHVNALKAMNGGELRLVACCDIIPQRADEIAALTGAKTYTDYDVMLAEEKLDLVVLCTPSGLHPAHALKAAEAGVNILSEKPLGTNDLEIIDRAIAAADRANVLYLEVKQNRLNPPILLLREALEAGRFGRIHQIVSNVFWARPQDYYDMAPWRGTWEMDGGCLSNQAAHYVDMVQWMGGSVESVKAFSSTLGRRIEAEDTISVILKFRSGAIGNINVSVLTYPKNYEGSITVMGEKGTVRIGGVAMNKIETWNFADSHEMDSRISEASYDPKSVYGGGHAVLYEELPKILAGDRTSRAYVTAREGRKTVQILVKAYQDAEKL, via the coding sequence ATGTACTGTATCGGCATCGTCGGCTGTGGCCGAATCAGCCACAGTCACGTGAACGCGCTGAAAGCCATGAATGGCGGAGAACTCCGCCTTGTTGCCTGTTGTGACATTATCCCCCAGCGGGCGGATGAAATTGCCGCTTTGACAGGAGCGAAGACGTATACTGACTACGACGTCATGTTGGCGGAAGAAAAACTTGACCTCGTCGTCCTCTGCACGCCTTCGGGGCTGCACCCGGCTCATGCCCTCAAAGCCGCCGAAGCCGGCGTCAACATACTGAGCGAAAAACCGCTGGGCACAAACGACTTGGAAATCATCGACCGGGCAATCGCGGCGGCCGATCGGGCGAACGTGCTGTACTTGGAAGTCAAACAGAACCGGCTGAACCCGCCGATCCTGCTCCTGAGAGAGGCCCTTGAAGCCGGACGGTTCGGCCGAATTCACCAGATCGTCTCCAACGTTTTTTGGGCGCGCCCGCAGGACTACTACGACATGGCGCCTTGGCGCGGCACGTGGGAAATGGACGGCGGGTGCCTGAGCAATCAAGCCGCTCACTATGTGGACATGGTGCAGTGGATGGGCGGTTCTGTCGAAAGCGTTAAGGCGTTCAGCTCCACGCTGGGGCGGCGCATCGAAGCCGAAGACACAATCAGTGTTATCCTCAAGTTCCGCAGCGGTGCCATCGGCAACATCAACGTGTCCGTTTTGACGTACCCGAAAAACTATGAAGGTTCCATCACCGTCATGGGCGAGAAAGGCACCGTCAGAATCGGCGGCGTCGCCATGAACAAAATCGAGACGTGGAACTTTGCCGATTCCCACGAGATGGACAGCCGGATCTCTGAGGCGAGTTATGACCCCAAGAGCGTGTACGGCGGCGGACATGCTGTGCTCTACGAAGAGCTTCCTAAAATTCTCGCCGGCGATCGGACCAGCCGGGCGTACGTCACGGCCAGAGAAGGGCGCAAGACCGTTCAAATCCTCGTGAAAGCGTACCAGGACGCGGAGAAACTGTAA
- a CDS encoding type I-E CRISPR-associated protein Cas6/Cse3/CasE → MTTYMVRSTVSLPHLFRWAKNVRIQTGDMGYTIHAATRALWGEIAPQPFVWQEEKGQILGYAASDGETLREVRNSCSREDAELLRKAFCLPEFCTKKMPEVFPAGQKFNFQVLCCPIRRQTSPTSGEKCQSDAWLGAVYNLYRGKGGAEGTGCPTVISFYRQHPDECPSPETVYKEWLTEQFARSGGARVLFSNIKGSRTIRVARRPGSGAPVLQAKRSTPEVLFRGCLQVENQDAFSQILARGVGRHRAFGFGMLLLSTIC, encoded by the coding sequence ATGACAACGTACATGGTGCGTTCCACCGTATCGTTGCCGCATTTGTTTCGCTGGGCAAAAAACGTGAGGATTCAGACAGGCGACATGGGATACACCATCCATGCAGCGACCCGGGCTTTGTGGGGTGAGATAGCCCCTCAGCCGTTTGTGTGGCAGGAGGAAAAAGGGCAGATTCTCGGGTATGCCGCCTCTGACGGAGAAACGCTTCGGGAAGTCCGAAACAGCTGCTCGCGAGAAGACGCCGAGCTACTGCGCAAAGCGTTTTGCCTGCCCGAATTCTGCACGAAAAAAATGCCGGAAGTTTTTCCTGCGGGGCAGAAGTTTAATTTTCAAGTTCTGTGCTGTCCTATTCGCCGTCAAACAAGCCCAACCAGCGGGGAAAAATGCCAAAGTGACGCTTGGCTCGGGGCAGTTTATAACTTATATCGAGGAAAGGGCGGAGCGGAAGGGACCGGCTGTCCGACGGTCATCAGTTTTTACAGACAGCATCCTGACGAATGCCCGTCACCCGAAACCGTTTATAAAGAATGGCTGACTGAACAATTCGCTCGCTCTGGTGGGGCTCGCGTTTTGTTCTCGAATATTAAGGGGAGCCGAACGATCAGAGTCGCGCGTCGGCCCGGTTCTGGCGCGCCGGTGCTTCAGGCGAAAAGGTCAACGCCGGAAGTTCTTTTTAGAGGCTGTCTGCAGGTAGAAAATCAGGATGCCTTCTCTCAAATCCTCGCTAGAGGCGTGGGGCGCCATCGTGCCTTCGGTTTTGGCATGCTGTTGTTGTCGACTATTTGCTGA
- the cas5e gene encoding type I-E CRISPR-associated protein Cas5/CasD: MDFLVLRFRGPMMSFGDVAVDEQRPIDRFPGVSMVTGLVANALGWDWSETEKLQALQDRLVLAVREDLAGERLREYQTVALPGKGGLFVTHSIPCSRNLDKPMTVQKYLSYWANSLITCFISLTGLGTPTLDEVACALKKPARPLFLGRKTCLPTEPVFRGEIFGAESPEEAVLRSCQLDKRPLKFVESPHSCVVEWPYDGRTVVSQSEIFERRDLKQWKNNIHGGSRLVVRRMVSADRFKRR; the protein is encoded by the coding sequence ATGGACTTCTTGGTCCTGAGGTTTCGGGGGCCGATGATGTCATTCGGCGACGTAGCTGTGGACGAGCAGCGGCCTATCGACCGATTCCCCGGCGTATCCATGGTCACCGGTTTGGTGGCTAACGCGCTGGGCTGGGACTGGTCTGAAACGGAAAAACTGCAGGCCTTGCAGGATCGGCTCGTTTTGGCCGTTCGTGAAGATCTGGCCGGAGAAAGGCTGCGGGAGTACCAAACCGTTGCTCTGCCAGGAAAAGGTGGGCTTTTCGTCACTCATTCAATACCGTGCAGCCGCAACCTTGATAAGCCGATGACCGTACAAAAATACTTGTCCTACTGGGCAAACAGCCTCATCACGTGTTTTATCTCTTTAACCGGTCTTGGGACGCCGACACTCGATGAGGTTGCTTGTGCACTAAAAAAGCCGGCACGGCCGCTTTTTCTGGGGCGCAAAACGTGCTTACCGACTGAGCCGGTATTTCGAGGTGAGATCTTCGGCGCTGAATCGCCTGAAGAAGCCGTGCTGCGATCTTGCCAACTGGACAAAAGGCCGCTGAAGTTCGTCGAAAGTCCGCACAGCTGCGTCGTTGAATGGCCTTACGACGGAAGAACCGTGGTTTCTCAAAGCGAAATCTTTGAGCGGCGGGATCTGAAGCAGTGGAAAAACAACATTCACGGCGGCAGCCGGCTGGTTGTTCGGCGGATGGTTTCAGCAGATCGTTTTAAACGGAGGTAA